Within Thermodesulfobacteriota bacterium, the genomic segment CAGATCCTGCATTACGATTGGAAGGACCGCCTGACCTCGGTGACCGATGTGGCCAGCAGCCGCGCTCTGACCTTCGGCTACCACCCTGGCAGCAAGCTCCTGGCCTCCATCCCGGGGCCAGCCACCGCAGCGGTCGGCGCCGGTAAATGGGTCTCCTACACCTACGACGGCCTGGGCAACTGCCAGACCGTCACTTGTGCGGACGGCGCCGGCTTCACCTCCACCTACGCCGATCCCTCTGCCCCCCACAACCCCACCGCGGTCCACGACCGGGCCGGCGCCCTTGTCCAGACCTGGGCCTACGGCAGCCAGGATCGGGCCACCGCCCATGGCAGCAGTCCTGACGACGGCCTGGGCGCCGCCTATCCCAGCCCGAGCGGGGTTGCGGTCACCGACCGCTACGGGATCCTGCGCACCCGAAGCCCCTTCCCTATGGCCCAGGCTCAAGGGGGGAATGCCCGAACCCTGTCCCCGGAGGCGACATGTCAAGCACCCTCAGCACGAACCCCTCTTTTGCGTTTTCCCTTGTCGATACGCTCGCCAGCCAAGTAGACTCAACTTGGTTCACTTGAGCAGGAAGACCAGTCATGAGGCTCAGTTATGAGGACGATCAACATCCATGAAGCGAAAACCCATCTTTCCAGGATTGCCGAAGAGGTGGCGGCCGGCGAGGAGATCATCGTCGCCAAGGCCAATCGTCCTGTCATGCGCCTTTGCCCCATCGAACCCAGGGCGAAGCCCCGGGTGATCGGGATTCTGAAGGGCAAGATCCACCTCTCGGCTGATTTCGACGCCCCACTGCCGGATGACGTGCTGGAAGTCTTCGAAGGGAAATCCACGCTGTGAGGGTCCTTCTCGATACCCATATCCTCCTTTGGTGCCTCGCCGGGGAGCCACCTCTCCCCGCCAGTATCCTCACCGTTATCCAGAATGCCACCGAGGTCCATGCCAGCGTCGCAAGCCTCTGGGAAATCGCCATCAAGCATTCGATTGGCAAGCTCGTCTTGGACCTGCCAATAGAGGATCTCGTTGCCGCCATCGAAAAGAGCGGTTTCGAGATCCTGTCCGTCAAGGCTGAACATGCCATCACGGTTCCAACCCTTCCCTTCTTACACCGTGATCCGTTCGACCGGATGCTGATTGCCCAGAGCATGGCAGAGCCGCTCCGCCTCCTGACGTGCGACAAGGCCCTCGCCCCATACGGCGGAACCGTTCTCCTTTGCCAAGGCCCGCGGTCCACTTCGTGATGACCTGGGTTCCAGTGCCGGACGGTTGGCCGTCCGGATCCGGGTGGTGGCCGGCCGAGCCCACCGGACGCCTGAACGGGCCGTGCCACCGCTTAGCGGATCGGCTTCACCCCCCCTTTGCGTCCCAGGCCAAAGCCGACCCGGTAGACGTCCGGCATGTTCAGCCGGCCATCGTGCATCTGGCTGAAGAAGGCCAAGTCCAGCAGGTCCTCCCGGAGGCCCAGGGGTCCTCGATCCAGGCGGCGCGGCAGCAGGGCCGCTGCTGCCTCGGCCTCCCGCTCGATGGCAGCCTCCACCCCAGCCTCATCCCACCGTTTCCGGATCTCCTCAAAGCCACAGGGGATGACAAGGCCCCGGAGTGCGTCCATCAGGGTGGCGACCCAGAAGAAGTCCTCACGGACCTCCGCCACCCGGATCTGGGAGGCCTTTTGTACCCCCTTTTTGATGGCTTCGTAATGGAGGGCAAGATCGCCGCCCTGGGCCGGGGTCTGCTCCGCCGCCGTCCGGATGGCCGCCAGGAAGCTCCGGGGGCTCACCTGGTCCCGGGCATCAGCCAAATGGTTGGGCAGCCAGGTGTAGGGAAAGCCACGACGCTTGTCCCGGCCCATCCACTCGCCGGCGATGGCATGGAAGACCAGCCGCTGCAGCTCGTCATCGTCGCGGAGCCGCTTCGGGGGTGGCCAGATGCCTTCGATCCCGTCCCACGGCTCCCCGGTCATCCGGGTGCAGGCGGCACGGAAGTCGGTCCCGAGGCTGGGGGCATTGCCGAGCCGCTGCCAGAGGAGGTTGTACAGATCGGTTCGCTCCCACTTAAGGTCCACCCGGTTGGGGGATAGTCCTGCGGCCTTTCCGCCTCGCCGAACCCGGGGCTCACCTGCGAGACCTTGCGGAGGGCGGCTGCAGGCAACGCCGCCTCAACAATGCGGCGATGCGGCTCTTCCTGGAGCGCCGCCCACCAGACGCTCTTCCCGGCCCCGCGAATGCCGACCACCAGGGGGTGGTCCGGCGACAGGGCCCGGGCATGCCGGCTTGGCACGCACAAGTACCCTGGCTCAGGGGGCCTGCCGTAGGACGACGTCTCCACATCGAGCCCTTCGAGAATCATCGCCTCGCGGGTGCGTGACGGGTCGAATGGCGAAGCTGTTGCGCTCATGGGATGGGCTCCCCGAACAGCATGCGGCTGGTTTCGCGGACGAAGGTGCCAAAGGCGGCGAAGATCTGCTCCTCGGTGAGGGCGCCCGGGCGGCGCACCGGATCGAGCTCCTGCAGGGATCGGGACCAGTTGATGCGCAACGGGGAGTGGGGCGCGCTCGAATCCTGCAGGTCGAAGCTGTAGTCGGCCTGTTCGCCCCGGCGGCGCCTCTTCGTACAGGTACTCTTCGAACAGCTTGTAGGCGTTCTACTGGATTCCCTCCATATAGGCCACGGTGTCCGTCTCCGGCACCTGCGCTGCCACCAGCCGCAGGCTGTCGCGGAAGGCGCGAGCCCGGTCGCAGTGCTGGCTCCAGTGGGAGAAGAGGGCGGCGTAGGCGCTCCAGGTTTGCGCCGTGTTGGCGGCGAAGAGAAGGCTCAGGGCATTCAGCCGCGTTACGGATACCGCCGCGATGTCATGCATCCCGGCGCGGCTGTCCAGGATGGTCAAGTCAGGGGCGAGCTCCTTCTCGATCGCCAGAAGAAGTCGGTGGAGTCGGTCGGCGAAGTCGGTGCTGCCTGCCCGGTGTGCCGACCTCGGCATAGGCGCGGGCCAGCTTGGGCAGGTACGAATATCCCGGCCGTGGCCGGCCTCCTGCCGCGAAGACCAGGATCTCACCCGGCCCGCTCACCAGGGGGCTGAAGCCGACCATGTCGTGGAGAAGCCTGGGGTCAGCCTGCCCCACCGCGTCTTCCACAAACCAGTCCACGATGCCGAAGTCGGGCGTCTGGTCTGGCGAAAGAAGCGTGGTGCCCACGCCCGGCGATTCCAGATCCAGGTCGATGATCACGATCCTCTTCCCGGCCTGCGCCAAACGCCAGGCCAGGACCGCGCCCGCTGTCGATCGTCCCACCCCGCCCTTGATGCCGAACAGGACCAGACGATTGGCGGGTGCCTCTGCGAAGGGTGGCCGCAGCCAGTCGGCGCCGATCAGACTGCGGTCCAGGACCCGGAGGCAGAAGGGTTCTGCCCCGCAGGCTCCAAGGGGGCTCAGGTAGACGGTGGCGCCCCGCCCGTGCAGGAATGTCTGGTACTCCTGCCAGAGCCGGTCGATTCTGCCGGTCACATCTCTTCCAGCAGCCAGCGGGCGGCGGGCATCCAGGTCAGACCCTGTGGCAGCGGGTGCCGTGGCGGGACCGCGTCCAGGGTCACCAGAACGGCCTGGGCACCGGGGAAGGCCGGGGCCGCGGCGGCCAGGGCTCGCAGCTCGCGTTTCCAGGTTTCGTCGCCCTCGCTCTCCCAGCATGCCTGCACCAGGAGAGGAGGGTCGCCGGGGCGCTGGGCCAGGAAGTCCACCTCATAGCCCTCCGCGGTACGGACGTAGGCCACCTCGAAGCCGCGCCGCTCCAGCTCGATGAGGATAGCGGTTTCCAGGGCCCGGCCGTGCTGGGTGCGGCCGCTGCGCTCGAAGAGCGCAATCAGGCCGGGGTCGACGGGGTAGGCCTTGCGGGGGTTCACCATGCGCTGGCGCTCGGAGGCGCTGTGCATGGCCACGGTGCGCACGAGAAAGGCGTCCTCCAGATGGGAGAGATACCCGTGCAAGGTGTCCTTGCCCACCGCCACGCCCTGGGAGCGCAAGGTGTCGTAGTGCTTCTTCACCGAGAACGATCCGCCCGGGTTGGCCAGAAGCTGGCGCTCGATCCAGCGCAGGGCCAGCGGATTCGTCACCCCATGACGCTCGATGACATCCCGCAGGACCACCACATCCACATACCCGGCCAGGAGCGCCGCCCGGTCCCGGGGCGCGGCGCCCTGGGCCTCGGGGAATCCGCCCTCGGTCAGGTAGCGCCGCAACCGCTGGTCAAGGGCTGCCCGCTCGGCGGCCCCCAGACGCTCCACCGGCCCGGCCGGCTCGGCGCCGGCGTGGCGCAAGGCCTCGCGGAAGCTGAACGGGTGAACGATCACCTCCATGGCGCGGCCGCGCAGGCTCGTCGCCACCTCCCGGGAGAGGAGCCGCGCCGACGATCCCGCCAGGAACACCTCGATGCCGCCCTGGTCCATGAGCCGGCGCACCAGCCCCTCCCAGCCGGGCACGGTCTGCACCTCGTCCAGGTAAAGGGTCAGGCCGCCGGCCGGGTAGAGGCCCGGCAACTGCCGGCCGTGCTCGTCCAGCAGCCAACCCAGGTCGGCTACCGATATGCCGGCCAGCCGCTCGTCTTCGAGGGAGAGCAGGAGCTGTGATTCCCGAACACGTCCGGCGACAAACCGTTCGGCCCGGCACTGGGCCAGGAACGAGGTCTTGCCCGCCCGCCGTACGCCGATCACGGCGAGCGCCTTGCCGGCGACACCGGGCAGCCGCACGTCGCGCCGGGTCAGGGCAGGCGGCTCCCCCGCCAGGGATTCGGCCAGCTTCAGTCGTAGCAGATCGTGGGAGATTGTCATTGGCGCAAGGACAATATGTGCAATTTTTGTCCTTCATGCGATGACAAATTGGCTGGCGCGAGCTTGCGCCGGAACCGCGCGTCGAAGGAATCGGGGGCTCGGTGGGGATCTATCCCTTCTTCTGGCCTTGCTGGCGCTCCTGGATGCAGGCGATGCCGCCCTCCTTGAGCCCGGGACCGAAGCAGCCGTTGCAGGAGATGCAGCGGGCTGGCGCGTGGTCTCCGGACTGCCAGCGGCGGGCCAAGTCTGGCTCGCGGATGAAAGGGCGCGCCAGGCTCACGTAGTCGATGCCCTCCCGCTCGATGGCCCGGGCCACCACGTCGTAAGAACGGAAGCCCCCCACCACCATCACCGGGCAGCGGACCCTTTCCTTCACCGCCCGGGCCAGATCCAGGTGATACGCCTCCTGGCCGGGCTCGAGGATGTCGGTGCGCACCGGGATCATCATCCCCGAGGCCGGGGTGCCGCCGCTCACCTCGATGGCGTCGATGCCGGCCTGGTCGAGGAGTCCGGCCACGGCCACGGCATCGGCCAGCTCCAGGCCGCCGGGCAGGAAATCGGCGCCATTGAGCTTCACCAGCACCGGAAAGCCCGGCCCCACGGATTGCCGGATCGCGGCCAGCACCTCCAGGAGGAAGCGCGCCCGGTGGTCGATGCTGCCGCCATAGGCGTCGGTACGGCGGTTGGTGAGGGGGGAGAGGAACTGGCAGGCCAGGTAACCGTGGGCGGCATGGATCTGCACGGCATCGGCGCCGGCCTCTTTGGCCCGGCCCGCGGCAGCGCCGAAGGCCGCCACCACCTGCCGGATGTCGTCCTCGCCCATGGCCCGGGGCGTCTCCGGGAACTGATCCACCTTGACTGCGGAGGGCGCTATGGGCTGGCTGCCAGCCATCTGCGCTCTGGTCTGGCCACCGGCATGGACCAGCTGGATGCACAGGCGGCCGCCCTCGCCATGCACTGCCTCGACCACGCGGCCAAGGTCGCCGATGAAGCCGCCGGTATGGAGGCCCATCTTGCCGGGCAGCTGCTTGCCGTCCGGCCGGACGAAGGTGTAGCCGGAGATGATGAGGCCGACGCTGCCCCGGGCCAGATCCCGGTAACAGTCGGCGAGCCGGGCTGTGGGCCGGCCATCCGGGTCGCACATCCCCTCCCAGGTGGCGGAGCGGACCAGGCGGTTGGCCAGGGTCATGCCGTTTACGGTGGTGGCTTCGAAGATGCTGGCCATGGGAGCCTCCTGTTCGTCCCGGGTGAACGCTGCCGCGGCTGGATGCCATGGGGCGGGGGTGCCCTGCGGCCGGCTGCCGGCCATTATGGCACGAGGACGGCCCGGGCGTCACCCCGTCTCGATGGCTGCTGCTTGGCCCACCAAGCAGGTCGGTCCATGATTCCTGCTCCTCCGAAATCCCCACACCCCGTCAGAGCTTGAACCGGAATGGGCCGTGGTCCAGCCGGGAGAGCACCGGCTTACGGCTCGCAACTGACATGACAGACCCCGGTCGGAGTTTCCTTGGCGTAAGGGAAATATCTTTTCTTGAACCGGAAAGCGACGTTCACCAGGCTGATCAGGACTGGCACCTCGACCAGGGGGCCGATCACCGCGGCGAAGGCCTCGCCGGAGTCGATGCCGAAGACGGCGATGGCCACCGCGATGGCCAGCTCGAAGTTGTTGGAAGCGGCGGTGAAGGAAAGGGTGGTGGACTGCTCGTAGGTGGCGCCGACCTGCCGCGACATGAAGAAGGAGATCAGGAACATGACCAGGAAATAGACGGTGAGCGGGATGGCGATGCGCACCACGTCACGGGGCAGCTGCACGATATATTCGCCTTTGAGGGAGAACATGACCAGGATGGTGAAGAGCAGAAAGACAAGGGTCAGCGGGCTGAGCCGGGGGATGAGTTTTTCCTGGTACCACTGCTCCCCCTTGGCCTTTATCCCGATGAACCGGGTCAACATGCCGGCGATGAAGGGGATGCCGAGGTAGATGAAGACACTTTCCGCGATCTGGCGCATGGAGATATCGACTACCGCGCCCTCCATCCCCAGCCAGGCGGGAAGCCTGGTGATGAAAAACCAGGCGTAGACCGAGAAAAACAGCACCTGGAAAATCGAATTGAAGGCCACGAGCCCGGCGCAGTACTCGGTGTCGCCCTCCGCAAGGTCGTTCCAGACGATGACCATGGCGATGCAGCGGGCAAGGCCGATCAGAATCAGGCCTACCATGTATTCGTGCTGGCCGGAGAGAAAAGCGACGGCCAGGCCGAACATCAGCACCGGCCCGACGATCCAGTTCTGCACCAGCGAGAGGGCGAGGACCCTGAAGTTGCGGAAGACTTGGTGCAGTTTTTCATATCTCACCTTGGCCAGCGGCGGGTACATCATCAGGATCAGGCCGATGGCGATCGGGATGTTGGTGGTGCCGACCTGAAAGGCGTTGATCACCTCCTTGATTCCTGGCGCCAGATACCCGGCCATGACGCCCATGAACATGGCCAGGAAGATCCACAGGGTCAGGAAGCGGTCAAGAAAGGACAAGGTTCTGGCTCGCGGCATGGTTTTCTCCCGGCTATTTTTCGCAGGCATCCGTCTCTCCATTGGTCAGTTGCCCGTGAAAGGCAAGAGGACAAAGTAGACACCCAGGCCGGCGATCACCGCTGCCGCCACCTTGCGGCCGCCGGCCACGGCTTGCCGGCCGGCGCGGCTGTGCAGCAGCTCCATGGTGCGGGCGCTGCACATGCCGCAGACCGCGAGCGGCAGACAGTGGCCGGCGGCGAACAGCACCAGCATGATGCCGCCGAAGGCGATTTCCTGGTGCAGGGTGATCAGGCCCAGGATCGGGGCGAGAAATCCGAAGGTGCAGACCCCGGACAGGACGCCGTAGGCGAGCCCCAGGATGAAGGCGCCCCTCGCTCCCTGAACGTGAAGGCGGCTGAGCACGTTGCCGGTGGCGGAGCATTGCGGCGGCTGGAACAGGGTCCAGGCCACCCAGAGAAGCAGCCCGCCCACCGCCACCTGCCACCAGGGGCCGACATCACCCAGCAGGCGGCCGGCGGCGGCGCAGATCAGGCCGACGGCCATGATGGTGACAAAGAGGCCACAGGCAAAGAGAACCGCATAGCGGGCCGCCTGGAGCGGGGCGGGAATCATCCTTTGCCCGGCCACATAGGCGATGAGCAGCGGAATGGAAGCCAGGTGACAGGGGCTCAGGAGAATGCTGATCATGCCCCAGAGAAAGGCAGCGGGCAGGGCGGCGCCCGGGCTGGCTTGCAGCCAGGCGGTCACGCTGACCAGGAAGGCATCCATCATGGCTGCGCCAGGAGCGCTTCCAGCTTGGCGGCAATGGAAGCCTTGTCAAAAAAGCCGACATGCCGGAAGGCCTCCTTGCCGTGCCGGTCGAAGAAGATCTGGGTGGGGATGGTCGTAACCTTGAAGGCCTTGGCCTTGCCGGCATTGGCCTGGTCCCAGACATCGATAAAGACGACCGCGGCCCTGCCCTGGTACTCCGCCTTCAGCTCCTCCAGAATCGGCGCCATCATCTTGCAGGGGACGCAGGTCTTGGCGCCAAGGTCCACCATGGTAACGGTGCCCTGGACCGGCAGGCCTGGCACGATCTCATCGGCGGCGGCCATGCCGGCGGCCCCGCCGCAGATGGCGACGAGGAGCATCAACATCAGGAAAGCGGGCAGCAGCGTCTTCATCATCAGTCTCCTGGAGCGGCAGTGGCATCCGGGCGCGGCGGGTGCTGCCGCGACGGTGGCTGTCGGGTCCGTGCCGGCGGCCGGCCATCAGGCTCCTGGCCTCGGCCTTCGGTCTGGTCAGGCAATCCAGGCCAGCACGTCCTTTTTGGTCGGCACCCTGCCGGCGCATTTGACCTGCCCGTCGATGACCACCGCCGGCGTGGAGAACACGCCGAGCTGGGCGATCTCGTTGAAGTCGGAGATCTTGGCCACCGTGGCCTGCTTGCCGGCTTCCGCCAGTGTTTCGTTGACGAGCCTCTCCACTTCACGGCATTTCGGGCAGCCGGGGCCGCATATCGTGATTTCCATCCGCTTGCCTCCTGTTCAGAAGAATGTGCCGTAGATGACGCCGGTTACGGTTGCCATGACGATGACGAGGGAGACGAGCACGACGGTCTTTTTTGTACCCATGATGCTGCGGATGACCAGCATATTCGGCAGGCTCAAGGCCGGGCCGGCCAGCAGCAGCGCCAGGGCCGGTCCCTTGCCCATGCCGCTGCCGATCAGGCCTTGCAGGATCGGGACCTCGGTCAGGGTGGCGAAATACATGAAGGCGCCGGCAAGGGAGGCGAAGAAATTGGCCCACAACGAATTGCCGCCAACGGCGCGGCTGACCCATGCGGAAGGGATGAGCCCTTCATGGCCGGGACGGCCGAGCAGAAGCCCGGCAATGAGAACCCCGAACAGGAGCAGCGGCAGAATCTGCTTGGCGAAGCCCCAGGCTTCCCGGAGCCAGGCGCCGTTTTCGTCCTCCCGGCCGCTGGTGATCGCCGACAGGCCGATGACGCCGGCCACAAAGGCCAGGGTGGGGTGGCGGGAAAAAAGAAGCGCCAGCACGGCAACAGGTGCCGCGGCCAGGACCACCTGCTGCTTCGGCAGTCCATGCCAGAACATGAGCATCACGCCCAGGGCCAGGGAGAAGAGGCCGGTGAGCAGCCACTTGTTGGCGTGGATCAGGTGCCAGAGCCCGGCCTGCCGGTCCGGGCTGCCCCAGTTGGCGAAGACGAGAATACCGATCATCGCCGCAAGAAAAAGCGCATTCTGCCACAAGGGACGAGCGACCTCGGGCACGGGCATCAGGGCCTGCGCCTCGGCCTTGGCCAGCTCGTCCTTTCGGAAGAGGACATGCATGGCCAGCCCGATGACGACGCTGAAGAGGATGGCGCCCAGGGCCCGCGCCAGCCCCAGCTCCGGGCCAAGAACCCTGGCGGTGAGGACGATGGCCAGGATGTTGATGGCCGGCCCCGCATAGAGAAAAGCGGTCGCAGGGCCAAGGCCGGCCCCCATCCGGTAGATGCCGGCAAAGAGAGGCAAAATGGTGCAGGAGCAGACGGCCAGCACGGTTCCGGACACCGAGGCAACGCCGTAGGCCAGGACCTTGTTCGCCCTGGCGCCGAGGTATTTGAGCACCGACGCCTGGCTGACGAAAACAGCGATGGCGCCGGCAATGAAGAAGGCGGGCACCAGACAGAGCAGGACATGCTCCTGCGCATACCAGCGGACGAGATGGAGTGCCTCCAGGACCGCGCCCTCGAAACGGCTGTTCCCCATCGGCAGGGAATAGCAGCCGACAAAGCCCGCCACGATGCCAACCAGCGGCTTCCATTCCCGTTTCCAGTCCATGGTGCGGCAGCCTCCCGATTCTCCTGCTACCCGGCGGGGTTGATCAGGCGGCGATCGGCCTCGGCCAATCGGCCGGCCATGGCGCAGACCTCGGGATCGTCTTCCAGCCAGGCATCCAGATGCTGCACCATGGCGGCGGCGTACCCGGAAGCACCGTCCCGGGCCAGGCGGTAGTTGATCCACGACCCTTCTTTGCGGAAAGTCACCAGCCCGGCCTCCTCCAGCACCCGGAGATGCTTGGAGACGGTGGGCTGCGCCAGCCCGAGAAGGGCGGTCAGCTCGCAGACGCACAACTCCTTGCGGCCGAGCATCTTGACGATCTTGACCCGGCTTCCATCGGAGAGGGCCTTCATCACGCGCAGGAATTCTCTCATGAGACAGCCTCGACATATTGCTGAATGGCAATATGGTAAAATGGCGAATCTTGCATGTCAAGGGGATTGTGCTGCGCCCGGGCCGGGGATGGCACGTGGGGGGCCGGGGTCGGCGAAGGAGTATGCGTTGAGGTCGCTGTCAGGTCAGGGTCAGGAGCGCCCGGGCCAGGCCGGAGATCACCAGGCCCAGCCGGCGCAGATCCAGGGTGCCGGGGGTGTCCGAGGGCTGGTGGTAGTGGGGGTTGCGGAAAAAGGCAGTGTCGGTGAGCATCACGGCTTGATAGCCTTCCTGCCAGTACGACCGGTGGTCGGACAGCCCGATGCCGCCCCACCAGCCCGGCGCCACCAACGCCTCCACCGGCACCCCGGCCGAGCGCAGCCGGTGCTTGAGATCCCGCACCAGCCCGCTGCTGCCCAGGTTGCCCACCAGGGCGATGAAGTTGCCGGTATCCGGGTAGAAGGGCGCAAGGATCGGGCTGGGATAGTCCTGGGAGCCGGGGGCGTCGTTGAAAAAGCCGATACACTCCAGGGAGATCATGCCCCGGACCGGCACGCCTGCGGCCTTGAGTGCCCGGGCATGGGCGACGCTGCCCATGGCGTCGGTGGCGAAGAAGGGCGGCTCTTCCAGGCAATACGCCACCAGCTCCAGCTCCACCGCCAGGTCCTGCTCCCGGGGCTTGAGCAGATGGGCCAGCTCCAGGAGGCCGGCCACGCCGCTGGCATTGTCGTCGGCGCCCGGGGTGTTGCCGGCCACGTCGTAATGGGCGCCCACCACCAGCCGGGGGGCACCGGCCGGCCCCAGACGAGCGCTCAGATTCAGGTAGGTGCGACCGCCGGCCACGAAGGGCTGGTCGCAGACGGTGCAGCCGGCAACGGTGAGGCCATGGCGGATGAAGGCCGCGGCCTGCCCCAGAGAGGCCGGCTGGCGGAAGTTGCGGGGCGGGTCCAGGCCGGCCAGAAAGGCGATCGTCTCCCGGATCCGGCCGGTATCAGCGGCCAGCGGGACGGATGGCTCGGCGGCGCGGCCGGCAGCTGGCAGCATCATGGTCACGAGGCAGCACAGGAGGATGGCGGTCACCAGGGTGGTCTCGCCGAAGGCTGGTGGACCTCCCTTGATCTTCCCGGAGAGGCGGTGATCCGGCTCGGTCACGGATTCAGGACCCACCTACTCCCCCTGACCGATCACCACCCACCTGCCGTCCGGGGTGATCTCGAAGTCCGCGCCCAGATCGGTATTGCTGTCGCCGCCAACCCAGACCTGGAAACGGCCGGGCTCAAGGACCTCATGCCCATGGTCATCCAGATAGGAAAGCTCCTTCGGGCCGAGCCTGAACAGAATGGTTTTGATCTGGCCGGCCTCAAGAGAGACGCGCTCGAATCCTTTCAACTCCCTGACCGGGCGCGCGACATTGGCGACGACATCCCGCACGTAACATTGGGCGACGGTTGTCCCGGCCCGGTCGCCGGTGTTCGTCACCTGGACGGAAACGACGATTTCCGGTATTTGCGGATCCACAGTCGCAGTCAGATCGCCGTATGTGAAGGTCGTATACGACAAGCCGAAGCCGAACGGGAACAGCGGGGAATCGAGTGAGTCAACGTAACGGGAATGACGGCGGCTGCCCCCAGGCAACGGCCGGCCGGTGGAACGATGGTTGTAGTAAAGCGGGATCTGTCCCGTGGATCGCGGAAAGGTGATCGGCAGCCGCCCGGATGGATTCACATCCCCGAAAAGGACGTCGGTCACCCCCAGGCCGCCGGTAATGCCCGGATGCCAGGCGAACAGGACAGCATCGGCCCAGTCTATCAGCCGGGTGAGATTCAGCGGCCGGCCACCGAACACAACGGCGACGATCGGGATTTCCATGCGGCGGGCCGACTCTACCAGCGCCTCCTGGCCGGCGGGCAGATCGATGCTGGTCGTGCAGTTGTCCTCGCCGGAGCGGCCCTCCGATTCGCCGACAGCGAGGATCATCACATCGCTTGCCCGCGCCAGTTTCACGGCATCGTCGACCAGTTCAAAATGAAGGAGCCGGGTTTCGGCCCCCAGTCGGCCAGTGATGGCCTCTTTCAGTGTCGTCACCTCTTCATCCCGGCCGTCGATAGTCCAGCAGCCGAAGAGCTCCTTGCGCCGGTCGGCAAGCGGCCCACCCAGGCAGATGGTCAGATGGTCGGAACGGAGCGGCAGGACGCCGTTGTTTTTGAGCAGGACCATGCTGTCGGCGGCCAATCGGCGCATCACAGCAAGCGATTCAGGCAAGAGAGGGACAGCCTGTGCTGCATCCGGATCGGCATACGGGCTCTCGAAGAGACCGAGGGCGAACTTGATCCGCAGCACCCGGCGAACGGCATCGTCCAGACGTTCCC encodes:
- a CDS encoding M28 family peptidase; its protein translation is MGPESVTEPDHRLSGKIKGGPPAFGETTLVTAILLCCLVTMMLPAAGRAAEPSVPLAADTGRIRETIAFLAGLDPPRNFRQPASLGQAAAFIRHGLTVAGCTVCDQPFVAGGRTYLNLSARLGPAGAPRLVVGAHYDVAGNTPGADDNASGVAGLLELAHLLKPREQDLAVELELVAYCLEEPPFFATDAMGSVAHARALKAAGVPVRGMISLECIGFFNDAPGSQDYPSPILAPFYPDTGNFIALVGNLGSSGLVRDLKHRLRSAGVPVEALVAPGWWGGIGLSDHRSYWQEGYQAVMLTDTAFFRNPHYHQPSDTPGTLDLRRLGLVISGLARALLTLT
- a CDS encoding metalloregulator ArsR/SmtB family transcription factor, which translates into the protein MREFLRVMKALSDGSRVKIVKMLGRKELCVCELTALLGLAQPTVSKHLRVLEEAGLVTFRKEGSWINYRLARDGASGYAAAMVQHLDAWLEDDPEVCAMAGRLAEADRRLINPAG
- a CDS encoding glycoside hydrolase family 3 N-terminal domain-containing protein, which codes for MTIPAYKDPALTVSERIEDLLGRMTLKEKAGQLNQWFNLGPEHYDLIRQGEVGSDLLAGSSTAGNTPQERILARRNNEVQKIAVTESRLGIPLIFGRDVIHGYRTVAPIPLGMAAAWSPELVQAANTIAAKEARADGIHWAFSPMLDIARDPRWGRVAEGFGEDPFLAGKLAAAAVRGFQGNDQDAIPGRFPADRVVACAKHYVGYGAAEGGRDYNTTEITRQTLHNVYLPTFKAAIQSGCGTVMSAFHDIGGIPLSAHRYLLTEVLKGKWGFGGFVVSDWGAVWELTNHGIAADAKQAAELGCSAGVDMDMCSMVYLNNLPDLVQSGKVSGERLDDAVRRVLRIKFALGLFESPYADPDAAQAVPLLPESLAVMRRLAADSMVLLKNNGVLPLRSDHLTICLGGPLADRRKELFGCWTIDGRDEEVTTLKEAITGRLGAETRLLHFELVDDAVKLARASDVMILAVGESEGRSGEDNCTTSIDLPAGQEALVESARRMEIPIVAVVFGGRPLNLTRLIDWADAVLFAWHPGITGGLGVTDVLFGDVNPSGRLPITFPRSTGQIPLYYNHRSTGRPLPGGSRRHSRYVDSLDSPLFPFGFGLSYTTFTYGDLTATVDPQIPEIVVSVQVTNTGDRAGTTVAQCYVRDVVANVARPVRELKGFERVSLEAGQIKTILFRLGPKELSYLDDHGHEVLEPGRFQVWVGGDSNTDLGADFEITPDGRWVVIGQGE
- a CDS encoding permease; translated protein: MDWKREWKPLVGIVAGFVGCYSLPMGNSRFEGAVLEALHLVRWYAQEHVLLCLVPAFFIAGAIAVFVSQASVLKYLGARANKVLAYGVASVSGTVLAVCSCTILPLFAGIYRMGAGLGPATAFLYAGPAINILAIVLTARVLGPELGLARALGAILFSVVIGLAMHVLFRKDELAKAEAQALMPVPEVARPLWQNALFLAAMIGILVFANWGSPDRQAGLWHLIHANKWLLTGLFSLALGVMLMFWHGLPKQQVVLAAAPVAVLALLFSRHPTLAFVAGVIGLSAITSGREDENGAWLREAWGFAKQILPLLLFGVLIAGLLLGRPGHEGLIPSAWVSRAVGGNSLWANFFASLAGAFMYFATLTEVPILQGLIGSGMGKGPALALLLAGPALSLPNMLVIRSIMGTKKTVVLVSLVIVMATVTGVIYGTFF